One Brachybacterium aquaticum genomic region harbors:
- a CDS encoding nuclear transport factor 2 family protein, whose protein sequence is MSRLILEDLLCLERGGWDSLCSSRGAEFYGDLMTDDGLKVLVNGAVLDRDAVTASLGAAPAWDDYRISEEQLVPLGEDAAVLVYRASAHRGDVEFEALMASTYRVVEGRPRLALYQQTTITH, encoded by the coding sequence GTGAGTCGACTCATCCTCGAAGACCTCCTCTGCCTCGAGCGTGGCGGCTGGGACTCGCTGTGCTCCTCGCGGGGCGCCGAGTTCTACGGCGACCTGATGACGGACGACGGCCTCAAGGTGCTGGTCAACGGTGCCGTGTTGGACCGCGACGCCGTCACCGCCTCGCTGGGAGCGGCGCCGGCCTGGGACGACTACCGGATCAGCGAGGAGCAGCTGGTGCCGCTCGGCGAGGATGCGGCGGTGCTGGTGTACCGGGCCTCGGCGCATCGTGGGGACGTCGAGTTCGAGGCGCTCATGGCCAGCACCTATCGCGTGGTGGAGGGACGCCCTCGTTTGGCGCTGTACCAGCAGACCACCATCACGCACTGA
- a CDS encoding GrpB family protein, whose translation MPTPREILTVSDDAPPPGETPWVVPPVVQHIDVVPADPTWPARFEALAARLRSALGGRALAIDHVGSTSVPGLAAKPILDVDLIVADPADEEVWLPALESDCFVLTVREPWWQGHRMLRLDAPRAHLHVFGPDAAEPWRHRIFRDHLRRSDEDRALYAETKHEVAALSNAEGEQMMEYNRRKQDVIREIYARAFAAAGLR comes from the coding sequence ATGCCCACACCGCGCGAGATCCTCACCGTCTCCGACGACGCGCCTCCACCGGGCGAGACCCCGTGGGTGGTGCCGCCCGTCGTCCAGCACATCGACGTGGTCCCGGCCGACCCGACCTGGCCCGCCAGATTCGAGGCGCTCGCCGCGCGCCTGCGCAGTGCGCTCGGAGGCAGGGCGCTCGCGATCGACCACGTCGGCTCGACCTCCGTGCCGGGCCTCGCGGCGAAGCCGATCCTCGACGTCGACCTGATCGTCGCCGATCCGGCCGACGAGGAGGTGTGGCTGCCCGCCCTCGAGTCGGACTGCTTCGTACTCACGGTCCGCGAACCGTGGTGGCAGGGCCACCGGATGCTGCGCCTCGACGCACCCCGCGCGCACCTGCACGTGTTCGGCCCCGACGCCGCCGAGCCCTGGCGCCACCGCATCTTCCGCGACCACCTGCGTCGCAGCGACGAGGACCGTGCGCTGTATGCGGAGACGAAGCACGAGGTCGCCGCGCTCTCGAACGCCGAGGGTGAGCAGATGATGGAGTACAACCGGCGCAAGCAGGACGTGATCCGGGAGATCTACGCGCGCGCCTTCGCCGCGGCGGGGCTGCGCTGA
- a CDS encoding PIN domain nuclease, which translates to MAVTSWLIDKSAYARMQSGQAAEMEIWNSRIERGLVRLSTITRLELGYSTRSGAAGREAFSLPPLSLLPIEHLTPAMEDRAWEVQMLLADRGQHRAPSIPDLLIAATAEKSGLTVLAIDKDFDLIAEVTGQQVHTLATR; encoded by the coding sequence ATGGCGGTGACGAGCTGGCTCATCGACAAGTCCGCCTACGCAAGGATGCAGAGCGGGCAGGCCGCCGAGATGGAGATCTGGAACTCCCGTATCGAACGGGGTCTCGTGCGCCTGTCGACGATCACGCGGTTGGAGCTCGGCTACTCCACACGCTCGGGGGCAGCAGGACGTGAAGCCTTCAGCCTGCCACCGTTGTCCCTCCTGCCGATCGAGCATCTGACCCCGGCGATGGAGGACCGTGCGTGGGAGGTGCAGATGCTCCTTGCCGACAGGGGACAGCATCGCGCGCCGTCGATCCCCGACCTCCTCATCGCGGCGACGGCGGAGAAGAGTGGACTGACAGTTCTGGCCATCGACAAGGACTTCGATCTCATCGCCGAGGTGACCGGCCAGCAGGTGCACACCCTCGCAACCCGCTGA
- a CDS encoding protoheme IX farnesyltransferase: MATRSAGGPRASSSGSRLGLYIDAIKPGITVSNTATAAAAYVFAAQPFSLATFLGLLLGTALVIASACVVNNHVDRDIDAKMARTAHRGQATGQIGATASFVYAAALGVLGLLVLLLLTTPAAAITGVVAWLLYAVVYTLAKHRTPHAALIGNVPGALPPVAGVLAAPTPRPADAIALFALLVAWQVVHFYAISIRRRDDYAAADVPVAALAYGVTHTKRLVLAGAVVFLLAALGLGAFGSAGPVATAVLAICALVMLFTAARGQRKDVDATAWASDVFGQTLVVILVLCAVLVLGPLERL; encoded by the coding sequence ATGGCGACACGGAGTGCGGGCGGCCCGCGAGCGAGCAGCAGCGGTTCCCGTCTCGGCCTCTACATCGACGCGATCAAGCCCGGCATCACCGTGAGCAACACGGCCACCGCCGCCGCGGCCTACGTCTTCGCCGCCCAGCCCTTCAGCCTGGCGACCTTCCTCGGCCTGCTCCTGGGGACCGCGCTCGTCATCGCGTCCGCCTGCGTGGTCAACAACCACGTGGACCGCGACATCGACGCGAAGATGGCACGCACCGCTCACCGCGGCCAGGCCACCGGGCAGATCGGGGCGACCGCGAGCTTCGTCTACGCCGCGGCGCTCGGGGTGCTGGGCCTCCTGGTCCTGCTGCTGCTCACCACCCCGGCCGCCGCTATCACCGGCGTGGTCGCGTGGCTGCTCTACGCGGTCGTGTACACCCTCGCCAAGCACCGCACCCCGCACGCCGCCCTCATCGGCAACGTCCCCGGCGCCCTGCCGCCTGTCGCCGGCGTGCTCGCCGCCCCCACTCCGCGTCCGGCCGACGCGATCGCCCTGTTCGCGCTGCTCGTCGCCTGGCAGGTCGTCCACTTCTACGCCATCTCCATCCGGCGCCGCGACGACTACGCCGCGGCCGATGTGCCCGTCGCCGCCCTCGCCTACGGCGTCACCCACACCAAGCGCCTCGTCCTCGCCGGCGCCGTCGTCTTCCTCCTCGCCGCCCTCGGGCTCGGCGCCTTCGGCTCGGCGGGCCCGGTCGCCACGGCCGTCCTCGCGATCTGCGCCCTGGTCATGCTGTTCACTGCCGCACGCGGACAGCGCAAGGACGTGGACGCGACCGCGTGGGCGAGCGACGTGTTCGGCCAGACGCTCGTGGTGATCCTCGTGCTCTGCGCCGTGCTCGTGCTGGGACCGCTCGAGCGGCTGTGA
- a CDS encoding nuclear transport factor 2 family protein produces the protein MDSQDPDSFPAAPHDAPDLALLLALEEQVWQAQVRGDADAERELLSEDFVGVTPAGILDLAAHLGELDDGPITERFALSQARVLPIAPDAALLVYRAEHRAAGGAGRGAEAEVAFISSLWQRREGRWWNTFSQDVPAGTPTS, from the coding sequence ATGGATTCCCAAGATCCCGATTCCTTTCCTGCGGCTCCCCATGACGCTCCCGACCTCGCCCTCCTCCTCGCCCTCGAGGAGCAGGTGTGGCAGGCGCAGGTGCGCGGCGATGCGGACGCCGAGCGGGAGCTGCTGTCCGAGGACTTCGTCGGCGTCACCCCCGCCGGGATCCTCGACCTGGCCGCGCACCTCGGCGAGCTGGACGACGGCCCGATCACGGAGCGGTTCGCCCTCTCGCAGGCGCGCGTGCTCCCGATCGCACCGGACGCGGCACTGCTGGTCTACCGCGCGGAGCACCGCGCCGCCGGCGGTGCGGGGCGCGGCGCGGAGGCCGAGGTCGCCTTCATCTCCTCGCTCTGGCAGCGGCGCGAGGGCAGATGGTGGAACACCTTCAGCCAGGACGTCCCCGCGGGCACGCCGACCTCGTAG
- a CDS encoding DUF1801 domain-containing protein — protein MATKDEKNLAQVIDKIGSMDEPVRSLVQRVHEIIVAAAPDLKPRIWYGMPAYARSASTPALVTLRNDERVNLALTEKVELVPAGGVDGTLMPAAWYLDELDAAAEKRITEIVRAVVG, from the coding sequence ATGGCAACGAAGGACGAGAAGAACCTCGCGCAGGTGATCGACAAGATCGGGTCGATGGACGAGCCCGTGCGGTCGCTCGTGCAGCGGGTTCACGAGATCATCGTGGCCGCCGCCCCCGACCTGAAGCCGCGGATCTGGTACGGCATGCCCGCCTACGCGCGCTCGGCGAGCACACCGGCACTGGTGACGCTGCGCAACGACGAACGGGTCAACCTCGCTCTCACCGAGAAGGTCGAGCTCGTCCCGGCCGGCGGCGTCGACGGCACGCTGATGCCCGCCGCGTGGTACCTGGATGAGCTCGACGCGGCCGCCGAGAAGCGCATCACCGAGATCGTGAGGGCCGTGGTCGGATGA
- a CDS encoding MarR family winged helix-turn-helix transcriptional regulator, whose protein sequence is MNEDGTGRDPLALESQVCFALSVASRSVIAAYRPVLEPLHLTHPQYLVMLALWEKAPLSLKQLSSLLHLEPATLSPLIKRLEALGYVSRRRDAADERSLAIVLTAQGQALRAQAEAIPGTMMRRLGMDEAELVQLHATMMKVIDAAADADDDSRA, encoded by the coding sequence ATGAACGAGGACGGGACCGGGCGCGATCCGCTCGCCCTGGAGAGCCAGGTCTGCTTCGCCCTCTCGGTGGCCTCCCGCAGCGTCATCGCCGCCTACCGCCCGGTACTCGAGCCGCTCCACCTCACCCATCCCCAGTACCTCGTCATGCTCGCGCTGTGGGAGAAGGCGCCGCTGTCCCTCAAGCAGCTGAGCTCCCTCCTCCATCTCGAGCCCGCGACGCTCTCGCCGCTGATCAAGCGGCTCGAGGCGCTCGGGTACGTCTCCCGCCGCCGCGACGCGGCCGACGAGCGCTCGCTCGCGATCGTCCTCACCGCGCAGGGGCAGGCCCTGCGCGCCCAGGCCGAGGCGATCCCCGGCACGATGATGCGCCGGCTCGGGATGGACGAGGCGGAACTGGTGCAGCTCCACGCCACGATGATGAAGGTCATCGACGCCGCGGCCGACGCCGACGACGACTCGCGCGCCTGA
- a CDS encoding alpha/beta fold hydrolase: MSLREITFTSANGRDTIQGWLYTPAAPPRAVVQIVHGLGEHSRRYLHLISALLDAGCAVVADDHAGHGRTAMESGIWGDAGDDAADVVVADELTLQAAAREQHPDLPYVLFGHSWGSMIARAVAMRPEARLDALGLCGIAAGMRGIEQSIDRAALAEVAGSPQSAEPVPGELMGQLFDGFLERFGEDAGPTAWVALDADVVADHGIDPFNNFGAPLSARFVQGFVDLYDRANGEDFYTALPADLPILILAGDQDPVTAYGEGAYHVANRLWDSGHRDVRTRVYPGVRHEVHNEPGTRADVEQEIIALVERAVNGS, translated from the coding sequence ATGTCCCTGCGCGAGATCACCTTCACCTCCGCGAACGGCCGCGACACGATCCAGGGCTGGCTGTACACGCCCGCCGCCCCGCCGCGCGCCGTGGTGCAGATCGTCCACGGCCTCGGCGAGCACTCCCGCCGCTACCTCCACCTCATCTCCGCGCTGCTGGACGCGGGCTGCGCCGTGGTCGCTGACGACCACGCCGGCCACGGCCGCACCGCCATGGAGTCCGGGATCTGGGGCGACGCCGGGGACGACGCGGCCGACGTCGTCGTCGCCGACGAGCTGACCCTCCAGGCCGCCGCCCGCGAGCAGCACCCGGACCTGCCCTACGTCCTGTTCGGCCACAGCTGGGGCTCGATGATCGCCCGCGCCGTCGCCATGCGGCCCGAGGCGCGGCTGGACGCGCTGGGCCTGTGCGGCATCGCCGCCGGGATGCGCGGCATCGAGCAGAGCATCGACCGTGCCGCGCTCGCCGAGGTCGCCGGCTCCCCGCAGAGCGCCGAGCCCGTGCCGGGCGAGCTCATGGGTCAGCTCTTCGACGGGTTCCTTGAGCGGTTCGGCGAGGACGCCGGCCCCACCGCCTGGGTCGCCCTCGACGCGGACGTGGTCGCCGACCACGGCATCGACCCGTTCAACAACTTCGGCGCCCCGCTCAGCGCCCGCTTCGTGCAGGGCTTCGTGGACCTCTACGACCGCGCCAACGGCGAGGACTTCTACACCGCCCTCCCCGCGGACCTGCCGATCCTGATCCTCGCCGGGGACCAGGACCCCGTCACCGCCTACGGCGAGGGCGCCTACCACGTCGCCAACCGACTGTGGGACAGCGGCCATCGCGACGTGCGCACCCGCGTCTACCCGGGGGTGCGGCACGAGGTCCACAACGAGCCGGGCACCCGCGCGGACGTCGAGCAGGAGATCATCGCCCTCGTCGAGCGGGCGGTGAACGGGTCCTGA
- a CDS encoding calcium/sodium antiporter, with protein sequence MDALDIGRIVAGLVLLVLGGEFLVRGASALAGRFGISSLVIGLTVVSAATSAPEFAVSVGAVLRDEPGVAVGNAVGSNIINVLLILGLSALVVPLAVKRRLIRFDLPLMVVLSVLLLLVSRDGRISAVDGLILFFGVVVHTIMSVVISRRDAKTAVNAREGTGDSATIDPADEGGAALGASVSRSLFFVLLGVALLVAGATLLVEGAVNIATTLGVSSLVVGLTVVAVGTSLPELATSIIAVRRGERDLAVGNVVGSNIFNIGVVLGLTAVISLEGIPVSGAAVAFDIPVMLAAAVALLPIAFTGFAVARWEGGLFVVLYAAYTGYLVLAATAHDALEGFTVAMAWFVLPLIALTLISFTAYEIGLRKGRRDLDQTTTST encoded by the coding sequence ATGGATGCGCTTGATATTGGACGGATCGTGGCCGGACTGGTGCTGCTGGTCTTGGGTGGGGAATTTTTGGTGCGTGGGGCGTCAGCACTGGCCGGACGTTTCGGGATTTCGTCATTGGTGATCGGTCTCACCGTAGTGTCAGCGGCGACGTCGGCACCAGAGTTCGCAGTGAGCGTCGGTGCTGTACTGCGTGATGAACCGGGGGTTGCCGTGGGCAATGCGGTTGGCAGCAACATCATTAATGTCCTGCTCATCCTGGGACTGTCCGCGCTGGTCGTTCCCCTCGCTGTAAAGCGGAGGCTGATCCGCTTTGACCTGCCCCTGATGGTCGTCTTGTCAGTTCTACTGCTCCTTGTGTCCCGGGATGGGAGGATCAGTGCGGTGGACGGGCTGATACTATTTTTCGGTGTGGTGGTCCACACCATAATGTCCGTGGTGATTAGTCGGCGGGACGCCAAGACCGCGGTGAATGCCCGGGAAGGGACAGGAGATTCGGCAACCATCGATCCAGCCGACGAGGGAGGGGCTGCGCTAGGCGCCTCGGTCAGCAGGTCGCTCTTCTTTGTGCTGCTGGGGGTCGCGTTGCTGGTCGCCGGTGCCACGCTGCTCGTGGAAGGAGCAGTGAACATAGCCACCACGTTGGGCGTAAGCAGCCTCGTGGTCGGACTGACCGTTGTGGCTGTCGGGACATCGCTGCCCGAGCTGGCGACGTCCATCATTGCCGTGCGTCGCGGTGAACGGGACCTAGCGGTGGGCAACGTGGTCGGCAGCAATATCTTCAACATAGGGGTAGTGCTAGGACTAACCGCGGTCATCTCTCTTGAGGGCATTCCCGTATCCGGCGCCGCAGTGGCCTTCGATATCCCAGTAATGCTGGCGGCCGCAGTGGCACTACTGCCGATCGCGTTCACGGGCTTCGCGGTGGCGCGTTGGGAGGGCGGCTTGTTCGTGGTTTTGTACGCCGCCTACACCGGATACCTTGTGCTGGCTGCCACAGCGCACGATGCACTGGAGGGATTCACCGTAGCCATGGCGTGGTTCGTGCTGCCGTTAATCGCACTGACGCTCATTTCCTTTACAGCCTACGAAATCGGGCTCCGCAAGGGACGCCGAGACCTGGACCAGACCACGACTTCGACGTAG
- the vapB gene encoding type II toxin-antitoxin system VapB family antitoxin has product MTNVLIRGLSDAAVERIDAQAAELGLSRNEYLRRRLEQDVSPAAGATVTPADWVRSSEVFEDLADPEIMGSAWR; this is encoded by the coding sequence ATGACGAATGTGTTGATTCGAGGACTGAGCGATGCGGCCGTGGAGCGCATCGATGCCCAAGCGGCGGAGCTCGGGCTGTCCCGGAACGAGTATCTGCGGCGCAGGCTGGAGCAGGATGTCTCGCCGGCCGCTGGTGCGACTGTCACCCCCGCTGATTGGGTGCGGTCCTCCGAGGTCTTCGAGGATCTGGCGGATCCGGAGATCATGGGATCGGCATGGCGGTGA
- the arr gene encoding NAD(+)--rifampin ADP-ribosyltransferase: METNDAPQHPAYFHGTRAALQPGDLIAAGHRSNYRPEVVMNHVYFTARCDGGVLAAEIAAMLGPEGSAPHVYLVEPTGPFEDDPNVTDKKFPGNPTQSYRSTAPLRILEEITDWTRLEPAELDLWRERLAAMRENDAEIIN, from the coding sequence GTGGAGACCAACGACGCGCCCCAGCACCCCGCCTACTTCCACGGCACCCGCGCGGCGCTGCAGCCCGGTGACCTGATCGCCGCAGGCCACCGGTCCAACTACCGTCCCGAGGTGGTCATGAACCACGTCTACTTCACCGCCCGCTGCGACGGCGGAGTACTGGCCGCGGAGATCGCCGCGATGCTCGGCCCGGAGGGCTCGGCCCCGCACGTCTACCTCGTCGAGCCCACCGGCCCCTTCGAGGACGACCCCAACGTCACCGACAAGAAGTTCCCCGGCAACCCCACGCAGTCCTATCGCAGCACCGCGCCGCTGCGGATCCTAGAGGAGATCACCGACTGGACCCGTCTCGAGCCCGCCGAGCTCGACCTGTGGCGCGAGCGGCTCGCCGCGATGCGGGAGAACGACGCCGAGATCATCAACTGA
- a CDS encoding alpha/beta fold hydrolase, with product MSTSAHSALHEQFPLEHGPREGETIVFVHGGSSGAWTWIGVVENLPGRHTLTPDLPGYGERYREAWRGLDGAADDLAALLRERALSGRAHVVGLSLGGFVAMHLLHRHPQLVHSCTIRGSALLGYSRRERMLVGPQVPLWHRRWYWAAQAPLFRIPADARDLFVTTAVRPSPASNRAMFDEVAGHALPPDGYAFDGLVLAVAAEHDSPSIQRAFAPLRAALPQTRTRVAPGVHHPWSAEDPALFARMVAAQADGREWPEQGLALQGWRRREPERLPSAAARAGCQRGAGRARCSPPRTLMVIRPRPSRSR from the coding sequence ATGAGCACCTCGGCGCACTCCGCCCTGCACGAACAGTTCCCTCTCGAGCATGGCCCGCGCGAGGGCGAGACGATCGTGTTCGTCCACGGTGGCAGCTCCGGGGCATGGACCTGGATCGGGGTCGTCGAGAATCTGCCCGGCCGGCACACGCTCACTCCCGACCTTCCCGGCTACGGGGAGCGGTATCGCGAGGCCTGGCGGGGGCTGGACGGCGCGGCCGACGACCTCGCGGCCCTCCTCCGGGAGCGGGCGCTCTCCGGCCGGGCGCACGTGGTCGGACTGTCGCTCGGCGGGTTCGTGGCCATGCATCTGCTCCACCGCCATCCCCAGCTCGTGCACTCCTGCACGATCAGGGGCTCAGCGCTGCTCGGCTACTCGCGCCGGGAGCGGATGCTCGTCGGCCCCCAGGTCCCCCTCTGGCACCGGCGCTGGTACTGGGCGGCGCAGGCGCCGCTCTTCCGGATCCCGGCCGACGCGCGCGACCTGTTCGTCACGACGGCGGTGCGGCCGAGCCCCGCCTCGAACCGCGCGATGTTCGACGAGGTGGCGGGGCATGCGCTGCCGCCTGACGGCTACGCGTTCGACGGGCTGGTCCTCGCCGTCGCCGCCGAGCATGATTCTCCCTCGATCCAGCGCGCCTTCGCCCCGTTGCGCGCCGCCCTGCCGCAGACGCGGACCCGGGTGGCACCCGGCGTGCACCATCCGTGGAGCGCGGAGGATCCGGCGCTGTTCGCCCGCATGGTCGCTGCGCAGGCGGACGGACGGGAGTGGCCGGAGCAGGGGCTCGCCCTGCAGGGATGGCGCCGACGCGAGCCCGAACGATTGCCCAGTGCCGCTGCCAGGGCGGGCTGCCAGCGGGGTGCGGGACGGGCAAGGTGCAGCCCGCCCCGCACCCTCATGGTCATCCGACCACGGCCCTCACGATCTCGGTGA
- a CDS encoding phage tail protein, producing the protein MPHMSVSFTDVSTEGLESSPVADALAGLRANEARYFKNKYDHDFTVVPAAEAPQTLAWVEEILRTERELVIDSPALEMSISEVDGIFWVYVFYESGLGLNALWTREEAGKRAVGFKLSDGMEVPQELSAFKFARQKSKLAGTIRGSYFVIKGEHPLPEEA; encoded by the coding sequence ATGCCGCACATGTCCGTCTCGTTCACCGATGTCTCCACGGAGGGCCTGGAGTCCTCCCCCGTCGCCGATGCCCTCGCGGGCCTGCGCGCGAACGAGGCCCGCTACTTCAAGAACAAGTACGACCACGACTTCACGGTCGTCCCCGCCGCGGAGGCGCCGCAGACCCTTGCCTGGGTCGAGGAGATCCTGCGCACCGAGCGCGAGCTCGTGATCGACTCCCCCGCGCTCGAGATGAGCATCAGCGAGGTGGACGGAATCTTCTGGGTGTACGTGTTCTACGAGTCCGGGCTCGGCCTGAACGCGCTGTGGACCCGGGAGGAGGCGGGCAAGCGCGCCGTCGGCTTCAAGCTGTCCGACGGGATGGAGGTGCCGCAGGAGCTCTCGGCCTTCAAGTTCGCCCGCCAGAAGTCCAAGCTCGCCGGCACGATCCGCGGCTCGTACTTCGTGATCAAGGGCGAGCACCCGCTGCCCGAGGAGGCCTGA
- a CDS encoding IS256 family transposase, translating to MTAPHIVDPSGLLGEALAEASPDLMRSLLQDVINTLLSADADAVAGAEYGRPSSGRVAQRNGYRHRDLDTRVGTIDVAVPKLRTGTYFPDWLLERRKRAESALITVVADCYLAGVSTRRMDKLVKTLGIHSLSKSQVSRMAEWLDEHVEQFRHRPLDEAGPFTFVSADALTMKVREGGRVINAVVLLATGVNADGHREVLGMRVATSETGAAWNSFFADLVARGLAGVRLVTSDAHAGLVEAIAAHLPGAAWQRCRTHYAANLMAVTPKSMWPAVKAMLHSVYDQPDAAAVNAQFERLLDYVSEKLPAVAEHLDAARADLLAFTAFPKDVWVQIWSNNPTERLNKEIRRRTDSVGIFPTREAIVRLVGAVLAEQTDEWAEGRRYLGLDVLARCRLTVVPETSTEEVTTSSLPALTA from the coding sequence ATGACCGCACCCCATATTGTCGACCCTTCCGGCCTGCTCGGTGAAGCCCTGGCTGAAGCGTCCCCGGATCTGATGCGCAGCCTGCTCCAGGACGTGATCAATACCCTGCTCTCCGCGGACGCTGATGCCGTTGCCGGCGCGGAGTACGGCCGCCCCAGCAGCGGCCGGGTCGCGCAGCGCAACGGCTACCGCCACCGCGACCTCGACACCCGCGTCGGCACGATCGACGTCGCGGTCCCCAAGCTCCGCACCGGCACCTACTTCCCCGACTGGCTGCTCGAGCGACGCAAGCGCGCCGAATCCGCCCTGATCACGGTCGTCGCGGACTGCTACCTCGCCGGTGTCTCCACCCGCCGCATGGACAAGCTCGTGAAGACCCTGGGCATCCACAGTCTTTCGAAGTCGCAGGTCAGCAGGATGGCGGAGTGGTTGGACGAGCATGTCGAGCAGTTCCGCCACCGTCCCCTGGACGAGGCTGGGCCGTTCACGTTCGTCTCCGCTGACGCGCTGACGATGAAAGTCCGCGAGGGCGGGCGCGTGATCAACGCCGTCGTCCTGCTCGCCACCGGCGTCAACGCAGACGGGCACCGCGAAGTCCTCGGCATGCGGGTCGCGACCAGCGAGACCGGAGCGGCCTGGAACAGCTTCTTCGCCGACCTCGTCGCCCGCGGCCTCGCCGGAGTCCGTCTGGTCACCAGCGACGCGCACGCCGGCCTAGTCGAGGCGATCGCTGCGCACCTGCCTGGCGCGGCCTGGCAGCGGTGCCGCACCCACTACGCCGCGAACCTCATGGCCGTGACCCCCAAGAGCATGTGGCCGGCGGTGAAAGCGATGCTGCACAGCGTCTATGACCAGCCCGACGCAGCAGCCGTGAACGCGCAGTTCGAGCGGCTGCTGGACTACGTCAGCGAGAAGCTCCCGGCCGTGGCCGAGCACCTCGATGCCGCCCGCGCAGACCTGCTCGCGTTCACGGCGTTCCCCAAGGACGTGTGGGTCCAGATCTGGTCGAACAACCCCACCGAACGGCTGAACAAGGAGATCCGCCGCCGCACGGACTCCGTCGGCATCTTCCCGACCCGCGAGGCGATCGTCCGCCTCGTCGGCGCGGTCCTGGCCGAACAGACCGATGAGTGGGCCGAAGGACGCCGCTATCTCGGCCTGGACGTCCTCGCCCGGTGCCGCCTCACCGTCGTCCCCGAAACCAGCACCGAGGAGGTCACCACAAGCTCTCTGCCCGCCCTGACCGCCTGA
- a CDS encoding cation transporter: MSNSSRDTTGTEEPTSNFAPYLVKRAVLTVAVLNFAYFFVEFTVALGAGSVALLADSADFLEDTAINLLIFVALGWALAKRAVMGKVMAVVILVPAGLAAWEAVQRVTDPVAPDVLPVVLASLGAVVVNGASALIISRVRRHGGSLGRAAFLSARNDVLVNLAVIAMAWVTAWTGSGWPDLILGCLIILLALHAAHEVWEVSEEERLAATALAGDAID, translated from the coding sequence ATGAGCAACTCGTCCAGGGACACCACCGGCACCGAAGAGCCGACCAGCAACTTCGCCCCATACCTGGTCAAGCGCGCCGTGCTCACGGTCGCGGTGCTGAACTTCGCCTACTTCTTCGTCGAGTTCACCGTCGCCCTCGGCGCCGGATCGGTGGCGCTGCTCGCGGACAGCGCGGACTTCCTCGAGGACACCGCGATCAACCTCCTGATCTTCGTCGCGCTCGGCTGGGCGCTGGCGAAGCGGGCGGTGATGGGCAAGGTCATGGCGGTGGTGATCCTCGTGCCCGCGGGCCTCGCCGCCTGGGAGGCGGTGCAGCGCGTCACCGATCCGGTGGCGCCCGACGTGCTCCCCGTCGTCCTCGCCTCCCTCGGCGCGGTCGTCGTCAATGGCGCGAGCGCCCTGATCATCTCCCGGGTGCGCCGGCACGGCGGCTCCCTCGGGCGGGCGGCGTTCCTCTCCGCCCGCAACGACGTGCTGGTGAACCTCGCGGTCATCGCGATGGCATGGGTCACCGCCTGGACCGGCTCGGGGTGGCCGGACCTGATCCTCGGCTGCCTCATCATCCTGCTCGCGCTCCACGCGGCGCACGAGGTGTGGGAAGTCAGCGAGGAGGAGCGCCTGGCCGCCACGGCCCTCGCCGGCGACGCGATCGACTGA
- a CDS encoding PadR family transcriptional regulator — translation MDLQHAILGLLSLQPMSGYDLGRAFAGSVAHFWHADRSQIYRTLARLEEPGAIETETISQDGRPDRKLHSPTAAGEAELREWLDSPLEPEQSKEPFLARLFFAEQLGADGVARLLEERRAQAEETLERLSAIEIQGSGLGHELRVATRQNGVQHARAEIAWLDELRDRLDLPTPFHDQEQTP, via the coding sequence ATGGACCTCCAGCACGCGATCCTCGGCCTTCTGTCCCTCCAGCCCATGAGCGGCTACGACCTCGGTCGCGCCTTCGCAGGCTCCGTCGCCCACTTCTGGCATGCCGATCGCTCGCAGATCTACCGCACCCTGGCGCGCCTGGAGGAGCCCGGGGCGATCGAGACCGAGACGATCTCGCAGGACGGACGGCCCGATCGCAAGCTGCACTCCCCCACCGCAGCCGGCGAGGCGGAGCTGCGGGAGTGGCTGGATTCGCCGCTCGAGCCCGAGCAGTCCAAGGAGCCGTTCCTGGCCCGCCTCTTCTTCGCCGAGCAGCTCGGGGCCGACGGGGTCGCGCGCCTTTTGGAGGAGCGTCGGGCCCAGGCCGAGGAGACCCTCGAACGCCTCTCCGCGATCGAGATCCAGGGCTCGGGACTCGGCCACGAGCTCCGCGTTGCCACCCGCCAGAACGGCGTCCAGCACGCCCGGGCCGAGATCGCCTGGCTCGACGAGCTGCGGGACCGCCTCGACCTGCCGACCCCCTTCCATGACCAGGAGCAGACCCCATGA